A genomic stretch from Effusibacillus pohliae DSM 22757 includes:
- a CDS encoding amidohydrolase, whose protein sequence is MTTLFVNGRIYTMERPGSCYATAVAVQEGRIVAVGDTEEIKLQLGRAGTRVIDLEGAAVIPGLIDNHLHLASCGMKLAMLDLSDAADSREMLLALRRWAEKTSAGEWIVGIGWNENRFADKRIPTIAELDEAAPNHPVLLTRICNHVYLANSLAFARAGITRETADPAGGAYGRDTAGNLNGLVYENASQPLRDAIPKPGYQELKGMLRRSIQHALASGLTSVHTEDVRELGSFADAWRMFRELVVGENLRLRSNLLIYHPHLPELRELGLTTGDGDEWVSVGALKIFADGALGGRTALLSRSYADAPGTYGTAIHTREELNEIAAKARAHGMPVAVHAIGDAAADLALTAMEQNPLPAHRHRLIHAQVLRPEQIERMRRLGGRLAVDIQPRFVASDFPWVQERIPAEWLPTCYAWKTLLDAGLLCGGGSDAPIEPIDPLLGLHAAVTRKRPGKTHDEYQPEQKLTIQQAVRLFTLGGTYATREEAVKGTIAPGKYADLTVLDRDIFADHPDVLLETNVIRTVIGGETVYEK, encoded by the coding sequence ATGACGACCCTTTTTGTCAATGGGCGGATCTATACCATGGAGAGGCCCGGATCGTGCTATGCAACTGCGGTGGCGGTGCAGGAAGGGCGGATCGTCGCGGTGGGAGATACGGAGGAGATCAAGCTGCAATTGGGACGGGCCGGGACACGAGTCATTGACTTGGAAGGCGCCGCCGTTATCCCCGGGCTGATCGATAACCACTTGCATTTGGCGAGCTGCGGGATGAAACTGGCGATGCTCGATTTGTCGGATGCGGCCGATTCGCGGGAGATGCTGCTCGCATTGCGAAGATGGGCGGAAAAAACGTCTGCCGGTGAGTGGATTGTCGGAATCGGGTGGAACGAAAACCGGTTTGCCGACAAACGGATTCCGACGATTGCGGAACTGGACGAAGCGGCACCGAATCATCCCGTTTTGCTGACCCGCATTTGCAACCATGTGTACCTGGCGAATTCGCTTGCGTTTGCGCGGGCGGGCATCACCCGCGAGACGGCCGATCCGGCGGGCGGCGCATACGGCCGGGATACCGCCGGCAACCTGAACGGACTGGTTTACGAAAATGCGAGTCAGCCGTTGCGGGACGCGATTCCGAAACCCGGCTACCAGGAACTGAAAGGGATGCTGCGCCGGAGCATCCAACACGCGCTGGCCAGCGGATTGACCTCGGTGCATACCGAGGATGTCCGCGAACTGGGCAGCTTCGCCGACGCCTGGCGGATGTTCCGGGAATTGGTGGTGGGAGAGAATCTGCGGTTGCGCAGCAATCTGCTGATTTACCACCCGCACCTGCCGGAGCTTCGGGAATTGGGACTGACGACCGGCGATGGGGATGAGTGGGTGTCGGTCGGCGCCCTGAAAATTTTTGCAGACGGAGCGCTGGGCGGACGTACGGCGCTGCTGTCGAGATCCTATGCCGATGCACCGGGCACATACGGAACGGCGATCCACACCCGGGAGGAATTGAACGAGATTGCGGCCAAAGCGCGGGCGCACGGGATGCCGGTTGCGGTGCATGCGATCGGGGATGCCGCAGCCGACCTGGCACTGACAGCGATGGAACAAAATCCCCTCCCCGCTCACCGGCACCGGCTGATCCACGCGCAGGTGTTGCGGCCGGAGCAAATCGAACGGATGCGGCGATTGGGAGGCCGGTTGGCGGTGGATATCCAGCCGCGGTTTGTGGCAAGCGATTTCCCTTGGGTGCAGGAACGAATCCCGGCGGAATGGCTGCCCACTTGCTACGCCTGGAAAACCCTGTTGGATGCAGGCTTGCTGTGCGGTGGCGGCTCGGATGCGCCAATCGAACCGATCGACCCGCTGCTCGGTTTGCACGCCGCCGTGACGCGCAAGCGGCCGGGCAAGACGCACGACGAGTACCAACCGGAGCAAAAATTGACCATCCAGCAGGCGGTCAGGCTGTTCACGCTGGGCGGCACGTACGCCACCCGGGAAGAAGCGGTGAAAGGGACGATTGCGCCGGGCAAGTACGCCGACCTGACTGTGCTCGACCGCGACATCTTCGCTGATCATCCGGACGTACTGCTCGAAACCAACGTGATCCGTACAGTAATCGGCGGAGAAACGGTGTATGAAAAATAA
- a CDS encoding ATP-binding cassette domain-containing protein produces MRVELSNAGFRYEKELILQHVDLQILPGSLTLVCGQTGSGKSTLLQLLAGLETPTEGRILYAARSGKLAVRVDDQRDAGGPHAAGESVVLDRRLACERIAIVFQMPETQLFAATVREDVGYGLKLRKVPQEERMRRVAAALRAVGLEPSEFLERSPFLLSGGEKRRVVLAGALVLQPEVLLLDEPTAGLDPQAQRELLEVIVRLRQTGVTLVVATHDLDLFFPLADQVVVLQKGRVAFAGSVRELAAQPDLLENAGLQPPFVARIAYRLRKKGLDLGNPLTVEELLGRLEDFTAGCVPFDSPAPSSITTPSLAARSPAAPWPATRSFPPLPVESPIHRLDPRMKWFAMIALSFACLNVTGGIGLAVSLGVVIALFWLAGVSWRKTRAFLRPFWLMFLLLLAVSAITLNHPDVPLFGPVGFSWQGAASGGLGVARFLLVILLGLLFTETTTGTPLREGFEWAIRPLRKVKVPTRDLSLAVSIALQFVPWILQKIGQLQKALAARGQAPIGWRKWTPRQISVLVVPLLISLLKMGDELATAIESRGYDRQAERTAWHPLEWNRSDSLALVVTAAIAGFIWWLG; encoded by the coding sequence ATGCGCGTGGAGCTGTCAAACGCAGGATTTCGCTATGAAAAAGAGCTGATTTTGCAACATGTAGACCTGCAGATTCTACCGGGCAGCCTGACGCTGGTTTGCGGGCAAACGGGCAGCGGCAAGTCGACGTTGCTGCAATTGCTGGCCGGGCTGGAGACTCCGACAGAAGGCCGGATTCTGTATGCGGCCAGGTCGGGAAAGCTGGCGGTACGGGTGGACGATCAGAGGGATGCGGGCGGTCCGCATGCTGCGGGCGAGTCGGTGGTTCTCGATCGTCGCTTGGCCTGTGAGCGGATCGCGATCGTGTTTCAGATGCCGGAAACGCAGCTGTTTGCAGCCACGGTGCGAGAAGATGTCGGGTACGGATTGAAATTGCGGAAAGTGCCGCAGGAGGAACGGATGCGGCGGGTGGCAGCGGCGTTGCGGGCAGTGGGGCTCGAGCCGTCCGAATTTCTGGAGCGATCGCCTTTTTTGTTGAGCGGCGGCGAAAAACGGCGGGTGGTACTGGCTGGTGCGCTTGTTCTGCAGCCGGAAGTCCTCTTGCTCGACGAACCGACAGCCGGGCTCGATCCGCAGGCGCAGCGCGAGTTGCTGGAAGTGATCGTCCGGCTGCGGCAAACGGGGGTTACATTGGTCGTGGCGACGCACGATCTCGATTTGTTTTTCCCGTTGGCCGATCAGGTGGTCGTGCTGCAAAAAGGGCGGGTCGCGTTCGCGGGTTCGGTGAGGGAACTCGCGGCACAGCCGGATTTGTTGGAAAACGCCGGCCTGCAACCGCCGTTTGTCGCACGCATCGCCTATCGCTTGCGAAAAAAAGGACTCGATCTGGGAAATCCGCTGACTGTTGAGGAGTTGCTCGGGCGGCTGGAGGATTTTACCGCAGGCTGCGTGCCGTTTGATTCGCCTGCGCCCTCGTCGATAACAACGCCATCGTTGGCAGCGCGATCGCCTGCAGCACCATGGCCGGCGACGCGCAGCTTTCCGCCATTGCCCGTCGAATCGCCGATTCACCGGCTCGATCCACGCATGAAATGGTTTGCGATGATCGCTCTTTCGTTCGCCTGTCTCAACGTAACCGGTGGAATCGGACTGGCGGTGTCGCTTGGGGTTGTGATCGCCCTTTTCTGGTTGGCAGGCGTTTCGTGGCGCAAAACGCGGGCGTTTTTGCGTCCGTTTTGGCTGATGTTTCTGTTGTTGCTGGCGGTGTCGGCGATCACTCTCAACCATCCGGACGTACCGCTGTTCGGCCCGGTCGGTTTCAGCTGGCAAGGAGCGGCATCTGGCGGTTTGGGCGTCGCCCGTTTTCTGCTGGTGATTCTGCTCGGATTGCTGTTTACCGAGACGACCACCGGCACACCCTTGCGGGAAGGGTTCGAATGGGCGATTCGTCCGCTCCGGAAGGTGAAGGTGCCGACCCGGGACCTGTCCCTGGCTGTTTCGATTGCGCTGCAGTTTGTCCCCTGGATTTTGCAGAAAATCGGGCAGCTGCAAAAAGCGCTTGCGGCAAGGGGGCAAGCGCCCATCGGCTGGCGCAAATGGACGCCGCGCCAGATTTCCGTACTGGTGGTGCCGCTGCTGATCTCCTTGCTGAAAATGGGCGACGAGTTGGCGACTGCCATCGAATCGCGCGGCTACGACAGGCAAGCGGAACGCACCGCCTGGCACCCGCTGGAGTGGAACCGCAGTGATTCGCTCGCTTTGGTGGTGACAGCGGCGATCGCCGGTTTTATCTGGTGGCTCGGATAG